From a region of the Pogona vitticeps strain Pit_001003342236 chromosome 7, PviZW2.1, whole genome shotgun sequence genome:
- the NCF1 gene encoding neutrophil cytosol factor 1, whose protein sequence is MGDYIRHIELLGFEKRFFPSQHYVYMFLVKWQDLTEKVVYRKFTEIYEFHKALKEMFPIESGEINVENRIIPHLPAPKWFDSQRSTQNRQITLSEYSSALINLPRKISRCEHVLNFFKVRPDDLNPPTAGQVKKPETYLMPKDANRIAEDITGPIILQTYRAVADYEKNSKTEMSMKVGDVVDVIEKSESGWWFCQQKNKRGWVPAVYLEPTDGPDESEEQEPNYAGELHVVRKGYTAAQEDEITLKEGETIEVIHKLLDGWWVVRKDEITGYYPSMYLQKMGAENTPENNQLRNKAAPPRRGTIQNIKSMHNQNRKQISQETYRRNSVKYVQSRKMLRGNFLNKKSTIVEKNEMERKQNNAQPAVPPRPSKDLILNRCSESTKSKIK, encoded by the exons ATGGGAGACTACATCAGGCACATTGAGCTGCTTGGGTTTGAGAAGAGGTTCTTCCCGAGCCAACACTAC GTTTACATGTTCCTGGTGAAATGGCAAGATCTCACGGAAAAGGTGGTGTATCGGAAATTCACCGAGATTTACGAATTCCAC AAAGCTTTGAAGGAAATGTTCCCAATTGAATCCGGGGAAATTAATGTGGAGAACAGGATCATCCCACATTTGCCAG CCCCAAAATGGTTTGATAGCCAGCGGTCTACCCAGAACAGGCAAATCACGCTGTCCGAGTATTCCTCCGCCTTGATCAACTTGCCCCGCAAAATCTCTCGGTGTGAACACGTCCTGAACTTCTTCAAAGTCAGACCTGATGATCTGAATCCACCTACGGCTGGCCA AGTCAAGAAACCAGAAACCTATTTAATGCCCAAGGATGCCAACAGGATTGCAGAAG ATATCACTGGCCCCATCATCCTACAGACGTATCGCGCTGTTGCGGATTACGAGAAGAACTCTAAGACCGAGATGAGCATGAAGGTGGGAGATGTCGTGGATGTTATAGAGAAAAGCGAGAGTG GCTGGTGGTTCTGTCAACAAAAGAACAAGCGAGGTTGGGTCCCAGCTGTTTACCTAGAACCTACGGATGGTCCCGATGAATCAGAAGAGCAGGAACCCAACTACGCTG GTGAACTCCACGTGGTCCGGAAAGGCTACACGGCTGCCCAGGAAGATGAGATCACGCTGAAGGAAGGGGAAACCATCGAAGTGATCCATAAACTTCTCGATGGATGGTGGGTTGTCCG gaAGGATGAAATCACAGGCTACTACCCATCCATGTATCTGCAGAAGATGGGAGCAGAAAACACCCCTGAGAACAATCAGCTAAGGAACAAAGCTGCCCCACCTCGAAG GGGCACGATCCAAAACATCAAGAGCATGCACAACCAAAACCGCAAGCAGATCAGCCAAGAGACCTACAGACGAAACAGCGTGAAATATGTGCAGAGCAGGAAAATGCTCAGAGGCAACTTCCTGAACAAAAAGAGCACTATTG TGGAGAAGAATGAGATGGAGAGGAAACAGAACAACGCTCAGCCTGCTGTTCCTCCAAGACCCAGTAAGGACTTGATTCTGAACCGCTGCTCAGAGTCTACCAAGAGCAAAATCAAGTGA